A genomic segment from Aegilops tauschii subsp. strangulata cultivar AL8/78 chromosome 1, Aet v6.0, whole genome shotgun sequence encodes:
- the LOC109750778 gene encoding uncharacterized protein, translated as MAIDHESPFKELRLKNRRIMGGGAPEPDEEEAEAQVAAAAGEEEQWPQWLRPLLSARFFAQCKTHTESHRSGECNMFCLDCAAGAAAGAAALCSLCLAHAHRGHHTIQIRRSSYHDVIRVSDIQRFMDIAGVQTYVINSARVVFLNERPQQKQPGKAGGGAGGANLCEVCSRSLLDNFRFCSLGCKVAGCSSDGGGNDKARMMRASRPGRAKGSSDSEAASSSSPLRNAARQSFTPSTPPPPPPPAAKRRKGIPHRAPFGNLIIDY; from the exons ATGGCCATCGACCACGAGTCGCCCTTCAAGGAGCTCCGCCTCAAGAACAGGAGGATCATG GGAGGCGGCGCCCCTGAGCCGGACGAAGAGGAGGCGGAGGcgcaggtggcggcggcggcgggggaggaggaGCAGTGGCCGCAGTGGCTGCGCCCGCTGCTGTCCGCGCGCTTCTTCGCGCAATGCAAGACGCACACCGAGTCGCACCGGAGCGGCGAGTGCAACATGTTCTGCCTCGACTGCGCCGCCGGGGCGGCCGCCGGCGCGGCGGCGCTCTGCTCGCTGTGCCTCGCGCACGCGCACCGCGGCCACCACACCATCCAGATCCGCCGCTCCTCCTACCACGACGTCATCCGGGTGTCGGACATCCAGCGCTTCATGGACATCGCCGGCGTGCAGACCTACGTCATCAACAGCGCGCGCGTCGTCTTCCTCAACGAGCGCCCCCAGCAGAAGCAGCCCGGcaaggccggcggcggcgccggcggcgccaACCTCTGCGAGGTCTGCAGCCGCAGCCTCCTCGACAACTTCCGCTTCTGCTCCCTCGGCTGCAAGGTCGCCGGCTGCTCCTCCGACGGGGGCGGCAACGACAAGGCGAGGATGATGCGGGCCAGCAGGCCCGGCCGCGCCAAGGGCTCGTCGGACTCCgaggcggcctcctcctcctctcctctgcgCAATGCCGCCAGGCAGAGCTTCacgccgtccacgccgccgccgcctccgcctccagcgGCCAAGCGGCGCAAGGGCATCCCGCACCGCGCGCCGTTCGGCAACCTCATCATCGACTACTAG